From Aristaeella lactis, the proteins below share one genomic window:
- a CDS encoding efflux RND transporter permease subunit: protein MKKFASFLVDKRKILLCFFLVLAAVSLPLAGMVNINYDLTEYLGSDSRMKQGMQLMEQEFGSAASSGLRVMFSGLEEEEKDEIHSWLSGLEQVSEVRWEPGEKYNRDGYTLYELTTEYDSHSAEAASLYRAVHDRYDSRGVVTGGDIHESNVPILPLYIIIVSVGLVLLILLMMCNSWFEPVIFMVNIGIAVAVNLGTNVLLPAISYYTNSIVGIMQLVLSMDYSIILLNRYTQEKEQAPDNLAAMKAAVSAAFPAVAGSSLTTFAGLLCLLFMSFRLGADMGLALAKGVIISLVCIFTVLPSLILISDKLIVKTRKKALHIPTAGYSRFAVRHRFVFAVLFLVLFVGMFFLKNNTDILYMLQTNNPVEKVFEEQHSLVLLYETKDRDKIAEVMAPFEQDEKVTGITGYYNTIGKACTAEETAEMFGGNPQMIRMIYQLYAAQNGGETIDTLTLPELISFLQEHVLQDPRMGMMITGEMKQQIADAGDLLEKNAAKLEGEHYGRIILTTVYPDDSAETRAFISSLSERCDELLAGKTWLIGTSAMNAEMSQTFDSELNRITLISAAAIFIVVALTFRSLVIPLVLVLTVQCGIYLTMAFIGLSGSGMYYLAILMVQCILMGATIDYAILYTSYYREHRRNGDRTAAVRGAYDGALHTILTSALIMIIAAGILGYVFANPAIGEICLTISRGAISATLLIVFVLPGVLAALDRFIHPGARKQERHG from the coding sequence ATGAAAAAGTTCGCGTCATTCCTTGTAGATAAAAGAAAGATCCTGCTGTGTTTTTTCCTGGTGCTGGCAGCGGTATCCCTGCCGCTGGCCGGAATGGTTAATATCAACTATGACCTGACGGAATACCTGGGCTCTGATTCACGGATGAAGCAGGGTATGCAGCTCATGGAACAGGAATTCGGGTCCGCCGCGTCTTCCGGACTGCGTGTTATGTTTTCCGGGCTGGAAGAAGAAGAAAAGGATGAGATTCATTCCTGGCTTTCCGGCCTGGAGCAGGTTTCTGAAGTCCGATGGGAACCCGGGGAAAAGTATAACCGGGACGGTTACACCCTCTATGAACTCACAACGGAATACGACAGCCATTCTGCGGAAGCCGCCTCCCTGTACCGCGCCGTACATGACCGGTATGACAGCCGCGGCGTTGTTACCGGCGGAGACATTCACGAATCCAACGTGCCCATTCTCCCCCTGTACATCATCATCGTGTCTGTCGGCCTCGTGCTGCTGATCCTGCTGATGATGTGCAATTCCTGGTTTGAGCCGGTCATTTTCATGGTCAATATCGGCATTGCGGTAGCCGTCAACCTGGGCACCAACGTTCTCCTCCCCGCCATTTCCTATTACACCAATTCCATTGTGGGTATTATGCAGCTGGTTCTTTCCATGGATTACTCCATCATCCTGCTGAACCGCTATACCCAGGAAAAGGAACAAGCGCCCGACAACCTTGCTGCCATGAAGGCCGCCGTCTCCGCTGCCTTCCCCGCTGTCGCGGGCAGCTCACTGACCACCTTTGCCGGCCTGCTCTGCCTGCTGTTCATGAGCTTCCGCCTGGGCGCGGATATGGGCCTGGCGCTGGCCAAGGGCGTCATCATCAGCCTGGTATGCATCTTTACCGTGCTGCCCTCCCTGATTCTCATCAGTGATAAGCTGATCGTCAAAACCCGGAAGAAGGCCCTGCACATCCCGACTGCCGGTTATTCCCGTTTCGCGGTCCGGCACCGGTTTGTGTTCGCGGTGCTTTTCCTGGTTCTGTTCGTCGGCATGTTTTTCCTGAAGAACAATACAGATATCCTGTATATGCTCCAGACCAACAACCCGGTGGAAAAGGTGTTTGAGGAACAGCATTCCCTGGTCCTGCTCTATGAAACAAAGGACAGGGATAAAATAGCCGAGGTGATGGCCCCCTTTGAGCAGGATGAAAAAGTCACCGGGATCACAGGGTATTACAACACCATCGGCAAAGCCTGCACAGCGGAAGAGACGGCTGAAATGTTCGGCGGTAATCCGCAGATGATCCGGATGATCTACCAGCTTTATGCCGCGCAGAACGGCGGAGAAACCATTGATACCCTCACGCTTCCGGAGCTGATCTCCTTCCTGCAGGAACATGTGCTTCAGGATCCCCGTATGGGAATGATGATCACCGGCGAAATGAAACAGCAGATCGCGGATGCCGGTGACCTGCTGGAGAAAAATGCCGCAAAGCTGGAGGGAGAGCATTACGGACGGATCATCCTCACCACGGTGTATCCGGACGATTCTGCCGAAACCCGGGCGTTTATCTCCTCCCTGTCCGAAAGATGCGATGAACTCCTGGCGGGGAAAACCTGGCTGATCGGCACCTCCGCCATGAACGCGGAAATGTCCCAAACCTTCGATTCGGAGCTGAACCGCATCACCCTCATTTCCGCCGCGGCGATCTTCATCGTTGTCGCGCTTACCTTCCGTTCCCTGGTCATTCCGCTGGTGCTGGTGCTGACGGTACAGTGCGGTATCTATCTCACCATGGCCTTCATCGGGCTGAGCGGCAGCGGCATGTACTACCTGGCCATTCTCATGGTGCAGTGTATCCTCATGGGCGCCACGATAGACTATGCGATCCTCTATACCTCCTATTACCGGGAGCACCGGCGGAACGGAGACAGAACAGCCGCTGTCCGCGGGGCGTATGACGGTGCCCTGCATACCATCCTGACCTCCGCCCTGATCATGATCATCGCGGCCGGCATCCTGGGCTATGTGTTTGCCAATCCGGCCATCGGGGAGATCTGTCTGACCATCTCCCGCGGCGCCATCTCCGCCACCCTGCTCATCGTCTTTGTCCTGCCCGGCGTTCTGGCAGCCCTGGACCGGTTTATCCATCCCGGTGCCCGGAAGCAGGAAAGGCATGGCTGA
- a CDS encoding helix-turn-helix domain-containing protein, with protein MNITIGENIRKLRKLRGVTQEALADRLNVTPQAISRWESEAGFPAIEYLPDLAGFFGISVDELLGVKLSEREARREEIYNAVSRIEDRGYVPDDVGFLRDAHAEFPGDQTIRFALANALASGSGDRQPEKAGVQEAEKILWDLVRQADHDDFRFSCIKRLAVMYKDYWHDEHGYEEIVSMLPEISSCREFFLSDYFGGANQTEVVQQDVLRKLSQWFSCVLRDYVCFGLPNEPETWNSKLDWLDWVISFCEQCMRLVSGKDAGMLEGNIAVLHRYKATYYVALGEADEALSALEAMCDHAGKVPGEPAPGVRKPLVPDNESHNLAWYCLSCMNQDRYDPIHNTPRFRAVVERLTALSR; from the coding sequence ATGAACATAACGATTGGTGAAAATATCAGAAAACTCAGAAAACTCAGGGGCGTCACCCAGGAAGCGCTTGCCGACCGCCTGAATGTGACACCCCAGGCCATCAGCCGCTGGGAATCCGAAGCCGGTTTCCCGGCCATCGAGTACCTGCCCGACCTGGCCGGCTTCTTCGGCATCAGTGTGGATGAACTGCTGGGCGTCAAGCTTTCGGAACGGGAAGCCAGGCGGGAGGAGATTTATAACGCCGTCTCGCGGATTGAAGACCGCGGATACGTTCCGGATGATGTCGGGTTCCTGCGGGACGCCCATGCGGAATTTCCCGGGGACCAGACCATCCGTTTCGCTCTGGCCAACGCGCTGGCCTCCGGCAGCGGCGACCGTCAGCCGGAAAAAGCCGGTGTGCAGGAAGCGGAAAAGATCCTGTGGGACCTGGTCCGCCAGGCGGATCACGATGACTTCCGTTTTTCCTGTATCAAACGGCTGGCTGTGATGTATAAGGACTACTGGCATGATGAGCACGGCTATGAGGAGATTGTCAGCATGCTGCCTGAGATCAGTTCCTGCAGAGAGTTTTTCCTGTCAGACTATTTCGGTGGAGCAAACCAGACAGAGGTTGTGCAACAGGATGTCCTCCGGAAACTGTCCCAGTGGTTCAGCTGCGTGCTGCGGGATTATGTGTGCTTCGGTCTCCCCAACGAGCCTGAAACCTGGAACAGCAAGCTTGACTGGCTGGACTGGGTGATCAGCTTCTGCGAACAGTGCATGCGGCTGGTCAGCGGAAAGGATGCCGGCATGCTGGAAGGGAACATCGCCGTGCTGCACCGGTATAAAGCCACCTATTATGTGGCCCTGGGAGAGGCGGACGAAGCCCTTTCCGCCCTGGAAGCGATGTGTGATCATGCCGGAAAGGTACCCGGTGAACCCGCGCCCGGCGTCCGGAAGCCGCTGGTGCCGGATAATGAATCCCATAACCTCGCATGGTACTGCCTGTCCTGTATGAACCAGGACCGATATGACCCGATCCATAATACCCCGCGTTTCCGGGCTGTTGTGGAACGTCTTACCGCTCTCAGCAGATAA
- the pyk gene encoding pyruvate kinase: MLRKTKIICTIGPASENEETLTAMCEAGMNVARLNFSHGSHEEHLRRINLIRSVREKLNLPIAIMLDTKGPEYRIKTFANGPVTLHDGDLFTLTTEDIQGDETRVAVTYTNLTKELFPGDTVLINNGLVILTVEEVKGSDVICRVQNGGVLSDRKSMNFPGKVLRQDFLSEQDKKDVLFGIQNGIDFVAASFVSCKADVQAMRDLLDQNGGKDIDLIAKIENRSGVDNVEEICEVADGIMVARGDLGVEIPFMEVPALQKYLISQCRMLGKRVITATEMLESMIKNPRPTRAEISDVANAVYDGSSAIMLSGETAAGKFPVQAVQTMADTAKFTEAGINYTKRFKNMEFTIHSNLDAISHATCSMAVDVNAKAIVVNSLSGRTVRMVSRFRCPVSIIGTTTNERAWRKLNLSWGVFPVLTENYSSIDVMFWQDMKIAQEVCSLEKGDNVVLTGGLINGEPGNTNIIKVESVK; the protein is encoded by the coding sequence ATGCTTAGGAAAACAAAGATCATCTGTACCATCGGCCCGGCGAGTGAAAACGAAGAAACCCTCACCGCCATGTGCGAAGCGGGCATGAACGTTGCCCGGCTGAATTTTTCCCATGGATCACATGAGGAACACCTGCGGCGGATCAACCTCATCCGCAGCGTTCGGGAGAAGCTGAACCTCCCCATCGCCATCATGTTGGATACCAAAGGGCCGGAATACAGGATCAAGACATTTGCGAACGGCCCGGTAACCCTTCATGACGGAGACCTGTTCACCCTCACCACCGAGGACATTCAGGGCGACGAGACCCGGGTTGCCGTCACCTATACCAATCTGACCAAAGAACTCTTCCCCGGGGATACGGTCCTCATCAACAACGGACTGGTCATCCTGACGGTGGAGGAAGTCAAGGGAAGCGATGTGATCTGCCGCGTGCAGAACGGCGGCGTTCTGTCTGACCGGAAGAGTATGAACTTCCCCGGCAAAGTGCTCCGCCAGGATTTCCTGTCCGAGCAGGACAAGAAGGACGTGCTCTTCGGCATCCAGAACGGGATCGACTTCGTGGCCGCCTCCTTTGTCTCCTGCAAGGCGGATGTGCAGGCTATGCGGGATCTGCTGGACCAGAACGGCGGTAAGGATATTGACCTGATCGCCAAGATTGAAAACCGCAGCGGCGTGGACAACGTGGAAGAGATCTGCGAAGTGGCGGACGGCATCATGGTTGCCCGCGGCGACCTGGGTGTGGAAATCCCCTTCATGGAAGTGCCCGCCCTGCAAAAATACCTGATCAGCCAGTGTCGTATGCTGGGCAAGCGGGTCATCACCGCCACCGAAATGCTGGAAAGCATGATCAAGAACCCGCGTCCCACCCGCGCCGAAATCTCCGACGTGGCCAACGCGGTGTATGACGGTTCTTCCGCCATCATGCTCAGCGGCGAGACCGCCGCGGGCAAATTCCCGGTGCAGGCCGTGCAGACCATGGCGGACACCGCGAAGTTCACCGAAGCCGGTATCAACTATACCAAGCGCTTCAAGAACATGGAGTTCACCATCCACAGCAACCTGGACGCCATTTCCCATGCCACCTGTTCCATGGCCGTGGACGTCAACGCAAAGGCGATCGTTGTCAACTCCCTCTCCGGCCGTACGGTCCGGATGGTTTCCCGCTTCCGCTGCCCGGTCAGCATCATCGGTACCACCACCAATGAACGGGCCTGGCGGAAACTGAACCTGTCCTGGGGCGTTTTCCCCGTGCTGACGGAAAACTATTCCTCCATCGATGTGATGTTCTGGCAGGATATGAAGATCGCTCAGGAAGTCTGCAGCCTGGAAAAAGGCGACAACGTGGTGCTGACCGGCGGCCTGATCAACGGCGAACCCGGCAACACCAACATCATCAAGGTCGAAAGCGTCAAATAA
- a CDS encoding SLC13 family permease, producing MKKVLGFFRREMMLTLSLLAAAAAMIITPPSERLLSDIDWRTLGTLLMMLCVLEGFKKENIFRPLIRLASRMKRMTTLTLFLVFGVFFTSMFVTNDVSLIIFVPLTILLFSGAGKEKYILPVLTFQNIAAIRGSLLMPFGSPQNLFLYGQANVTAWHFMLHMLPLCVLSAALLIGFIFFLYRKDPREAICSGTEDTPWAPEGKTRRIVYLALFALIIAVIVTRTTLWPWAVALVIGTILLVDRKLLLQVDYVLIVTFLCFFIFSSSIAAHPGISGVLTKAVAGHEYWWAIGLSQLISNVPATIVLYPFSGNFAGLIYGADTAGLCSLIGSLASVINYRIYVRSYPGQGRKFIKVFTLISWAFFLIVVIPGLLLSGWPFF from the coding sequence ATGAAGAAAGTACTTGGTTTTTTCAGGCGGGAAATGATGCTGACCCTGTCGCTGCTGGCGGCAGCCGCGGCCATGATCATCACTCCGCCTTCTGAGCGCCTGCTCAGTGATATCGACTGGCGTACCCTGGGCACGCTGCTGATGATGCTGTGCGTACTGGAGGGCTTCAAGAAGGAGAACATCTTCCGCCCGCTGATCCGCCTGGCGTCACGGATGAAACGGATGACCACCCTGACCCTTTTCCTGGTCTTCGGTGTCTTCTTCACGTCCATGTTTGTGACCAACGATGTCTCGCTGATCATCTTCGTACCGCTGACGATCCTGCTGTTCAGCGGTGCCGGAAAGGAAAAGTACATCCTTCCCGTGCTGACGTTCCAGAACATCGCCGCCATCCGCGGTTCCCTGCTCATGCCCTTCGGCAGCCCGCAGAACCTGTTTCTCTATGGGCAGGCGAACGTCACCGCCTGGCACTTCATGCTGCATATGCTGCCGCTGTGCGTCCTGTCCGCCGCGCTGCTGATCGGTTTTATCTTCTTCCTGTACCGGAAAGATCCCCGGGAAGCAATCTGCTCCGGAACTGAGGATACCCCCTGGGCACCGGAAGGAAAGACCCGGCGGATCGTTTACCTGGCGCTTTTCGCGCTGATCATCGCCGTCATTGTGACCCGCACCACCCTCTGGCCCTGGGCCGTGGCGCTGGTTATCGGCACCATCCTGCTGGTGGACCGGAAACTGCTCCTCCAGGTGGACTATGTGCTGATCGTAACCTTCCTTTGCTTCTTTATCTTCTCCTCTTCGATCGCTGCCCATCCGGGCATTTCCGGCGTACTGACCAAAGCGGTTGCCGGTCATGAATACTGGTGGGCCATCGGCCTGAGCCAGCTGATCTCCAACGTTCCGGCCACCATTGTGCTGTATCCCTTCTCCGGTAACTTTGCCGGCCTGATCTACGGAGCGGATACCGCAGGCCTGTGCTCCCTGATCGGTTCCCTGGCCTCCGTGATCAACTACCGGATCTATGTCCGTTCCTATCCCGGTCAGGGAAGAAAGTTCATCAAGGTTTTCACCCTGATCAGCTGGGCCTTCTTCCTCATCGTGGTCATCCCCGGCCTGCTGCTGAGTGGCTGGCCCTTCTTCTGA
- a CDS encoding ABC transporter permease — MKRLTMNQVAKAGLKANKRAYLSLVITVFLAVYLAAAATLGCYCTWKARQDEMADRIGYINCFVTDKSEITDVQLRRSGLFSRIGHVYLSAVIEETGIYTGWYDEEAEYLLNRRCVEGRMPEKAGEIAIERSALESMRSGLRVGDTVTWKMHPQQGVPEERSYTLTGILNEQTRNLDTSYRYSYLEKEKAWPAALVSQEEPPYEVGSTRITRVMTYAPLVTYSRVDEYSWKRWNRANVYGVNRAYGQVEMHDSLEDEVQNAIAQMILWLIMGGCLLLATCIGISGAMEGVLSQRTEEIGMLRAVGATRRQVRRLFSRDAWLIAGASLLPGIGLGILTVWAAGRLVDNEMSFGFSPWLLLPVLALSALCIFLSSFAPLRRASRQMPMGVLRDTGMLRKAKKFRSRKQFRATGLIAGRQARLHPFRQAGAAVMIALMLIGAFFVVEIGLGMMNDVSGRSYDFKVSKRNWSDDSALVFSTDTETAELTEQDLAQIAAIPEMDYMKYSRGGVINLILRDEIPAYLRDTYAGEDEVFNTGEDDQVFFWVQPFVFNVSKLRGTLDYLLAEEEPEKPAENEANFDGIYQYYKEMQAVQEVSGETGKLLPVRIFTVDPEDEMIRQAVREGTISGEKLDAGLEVLVYAPDQYVGRITSKRPNEIAYICQADQETREAVEWIAENHNDYFHPGQQLEFLQMIDHEPTGYASVDAEKNKETYARMEQRRTSAAVGAVLAGDLSGSEAITSGQLTILTTEAGAASLGLYTHSPNVIDVTLDGEVDNETEKAIQDRLERIAMRADMGVYNHIQGRRESRDALRKGITLFAGIMVLFFAVSVAMQVGNTGRRIRADRRMLGTLRAVGADRNTLVGCYRLPMILASLAGLILGTAFYLVFRYSDMTGTAFPAYHPEIVLPLFVVLSGLCLLCCLAGVRARLGQVLKNSIVENIREL, encoded by the coding sequence ATGAAGCGTCTGACAATGAACCAGGTGGCGAAAGCCGGCCTGAAAGCAAACAAAAGAGCATACCTGAGCCTTGTGATCACCGTCTTCCTGGCGGTATACCTGGCCGCGGCGGCCACCCTTGGCTGCTACTGCACCTGGAAGGCCCGCCAGGATGAGATGGCGGACAGGATCGGGTATATTAACTGTTTTGTTACCGATAAATCGGAGATCACGGATGTACAGCTGCGGCGAAGCGGCCTGTTCTCCCGGATCGGACATGTTTATCTTTCCGCCGTCATTGAAGAAACAGGGATCTATACAGGCTGGTATGACGAAGAAGCAGAGTATCTCCTGAACCGGAGGTGCGTTGAAGGACGCATGCCGGAGAAAGCCGGGGAGATCGCCATTGAACGGAGCGCACTCGAAAGTATGCGTTCCGGCCTGCGTGTGGGGGATACGGTCACCTGGAAAATGCATCCCCAGCAGGGGGTACCGGAGGAGCGATCCTATACCCTGACGGGTATCCTGAATGAACAGACAAGAAACCTGGATACGTCCTACAGGTATTCCTATCTGGAAAAGGAAAAAGCCTGGCCCGCGGCACTGGTGTCGCAGGAGGAACCGCCCTATGAAGTGGGCAGCACGCGGATCACCCGGGTGATGACCTATGCACCCCTGGTGACCTACAGCCGGGTGGATGAATACAGTTGGAAACGGTGGAACAGGGCGAATGTCTATGGTGTTAACCGTGCCTATGGGCAGGTGGAAATGCATGATTCCCTGGAAGATGAAGTGCAGAATGCCATCGCGCAGATGATCCTGTGGCTGATCATGGGTGGATGCCTGCTTCTGGCCACGTGTATCGGTATTTCCGGGGCCATGGAGGGAGTCCTGTCCCAGAGAACGGAAGAGATCGGTATGCTGCGGGCTGTCGGCGCGACCCGCCGGCAGGTCCGGCGGCTTTTCAGCCGGGATGCCTGGCTGATCGCAGGGGCGTCGCTGCTGCCGGGAATCGGCCTGGGAATCCTGACGGTTTGGGCAGCCGGGAGACTGGTGGATAATGAAATGAGCTTTGGCTTTTCCCCCTGGCTCCTGCTGCCGGTGCTGGCCCTGTCCGCACTGTGCATCTTCCTTTCCTCCTTTGCGCCGCTGCGGCGGGCTTCCCGGCAGATGCCCATGGGTGTCCTGCGGGATACGGGAATGCTGCGCAAAGCCAAAAAGTTCAGGAGTCGGAAACAGTTCCGGGCTACCGGCCTGATCGCGGGGCGGCAGGCCCGGCTGCACCCCTTCCGCCAGGCCGGCGCGGCGGTGATGATCGCCCTGATGCTGATCGGTGCTTTTTTCGTGGTGGAGATTGGTCTGGGAATGATGAACGATGTATCGGGCAGATCATATGATTTCAAAGTAAGCAAGCGAAACTGGTCAGACGACAGCGCACTGGTGTTTTCCACGGATACTGAAACAGCAGAACTGACAGAACAGGACCTGGCTCAGATCGCCGCGATCCCGGAGATGGATTATATGAAATACTCCCGCGGGGGAGTAATAAATCTGATCCTCCGGGATGAAATCCCGGCATACCTGCGGGATACTTATGCGGGGGAAGACGAGGTTTTTAATACCGGCGAGGATGACCAGGTCTTTTTCTGGGTCCAGCCGTTTGTGTTCAATGTATCCAAACTTCGCGGAACGCTGGATTACCTGCTGGCAGAGGAAGAACCGGAAAAACCGGCGGAGAATGAAGCGAACTTCGATGGGATATATCAATACTACAAGGAGATGCAGGCAGTTCAGGAAGTGTCCGGGGAAACCGGAAAACTTCTGCCTGTGAGAATATTCACGGTCGATCCGGAGGATGAAATGATCCGGCAGGCCGTAAGGGAAGGAACGATCAGCGGGGAAAAGCTGGATGCCGGGCTGGAAGTGCTTGTTTACGCACCGGACCAGTATGTGGGACGAATAACGAGTAAAAGACCGAACGAAATCGCATATATCTGTCAGGCGGATCAGGAGACAAGGGAAGCTGTGGAGTGGATCGCGGAAAACCACAATGATTATTTCCACCCGGGACAGCAGCTGGAATTCCTGCAGATGATCGATCATGAACCAACTGGTTATGCATCGGTGGATGCGGAAAAAAACAAAGAGACCTATGCCCGCATGGAACAGCGGAGGACATCAGCTGCTGTGGGCGCGGTACTGGCAGGAGATCTGTCAGGGAGTGAGGCGATCACTTCCGGTCAGCTGACGATCCTGACCACCGAAGCGGGGGCAGCATCGCTGGGTCTGTATACACACAGCCCAAATGTCATTGATGTGACGCTGGACGGAGAAGTGGATAATGAAACGGAGAAAGCCATCCAGGACCGGCTGGAACGGATCGCCATGCGGGCGGATATGGGCGTATACAACCATATTCAGGGACGTCGCGAATCACGTGATGCCTTACGAAAGGGGATTACGTTATTTGCGGGGATCATGGTTCTGTTCTTCGCGGTTTCGGTTGCCATGCAGGTGGGAAACACAGGACGCAGGATCCGGGCGGACCGGCGGATGCTCGGTACCCTGCGGGCGGTCGGCGCGGACAGGAACACGCTGGTGGGATGCTACCGCCTGCCGATGATACTGGCATCCCTTGCGGGACTGATCCTGGGAACTGCCTTTTATCTGGTTTTCAGGTACAGTGATATGACCGGCACGGCATTCCCGGCTTATCATCCGGAGATCGTGCTGCCGCTGTTCGTGGTGCTGAGCGGCCTGTGCTTGCTTTGCTGCCTGGCAGGCGTCCGGGCCAGGCTGGGACAGGTGCTGAAGAACAGTATTGTGGAGAATATAAGGGAACTATGA
- a CDS encoding TetR/AcrR family transcriptional regulator, translating into MEKKEDRRVAMTKRMLKEALTEMLREVDIYHVSIRELCQRADINRTTFYKYYGSQFDLLADMENDLVEFLSNTIREYASNPKIIIRTVCEYMESHLEFGRLIINNNVDPLFPQKIFSLAVLRETVMEKTPGQQDDAVREYLFNYLTYGAYRVISMWLNKEQRESPDQIARLLMNLTQLE; encoded by the coding sequence ATGGAGAAAAAAGAAGACCGCCGGGTGGCAATGACGAAGCGGATGCTGAAGGAAGCCCTGACGGAGATGCTCCGGGAAGTGGATATTTATCACGTTTCCATCCGGGAACTCTGCCAGCGGGCGGATATCAACCGCACAACCTTTTATAAGTATTACGGAAGCCAGTTTGACCTGCTGGCGGACATGGAAAACGACCTGGTGGAGTTCCTTTCCAACACCATAAGGGAATACGCCTCGAATCCGAAGATCATCATCCGGACGGTCTGCGAATATATGGAGAGCCACCTGGAATTCGGCCGGCTGATCATCAACAACAACGTGGATCCGCTCTTTCCGCAGAAGATCTTTTCCCTGGCAGTGCTGCGGGAGACTGTGATGGAAAAAACTCCCGGACAGCAGGATGATGCCGTCCGGGAGTATCTGTTCAATTACCTGACTTACGGAGCCTACCGTGTGATCAGCATGTGGCTGAATAAGGAACAGCGGGAATCGCCGGACCAGATCGCCCGGCTGCTGATGAACCTGACCCAGCTGGAATAA
- a CDS encoding class I SAM-dependent methyltransferase, producing MSQLYDRTDIYDLVESDQRTEIIRKDWADFLGDREIHTLLDVSIGTGSMTLALQELGISLCGSDLSEAMLSRCETKAAAKGKPVELKCSDFRDLSCWEGRQFDCVASTGNSLGYVENNDVLLALEKMDRLVKPGGYLCYDSRNWEKIRRNKQRFYLYNPFFRDGNRINLVQVWDHNPDGSITFNLLYTFEKDNRIFQKEEFQEHYHPFSLDPVLDKLKALGYTDFEIRPVPSGFPAKDFSEMEWYRLIGRKPE from the coding sequence ATGTCACAACTCTATGACCGGACAGATATCTATGACCTGGTCGAATCCGACCAGCGGACCGAAATCATCCGCAAAGACTGGGCGGATTTCCTGGGAGACCGGGAGATACACACCCTGCTGGATGTCAGCATCGGCACAGGCAGCATGACCCTGGCCCTGCAGGAGCTGGGCATCTCCTTATGCGGTTCAGACCTGAGCGAAGCCATGCTGTCCCGCTGTGAAACGAAAGCGGCCGCCAAAGGAAAACCGGTCGAACTGAAATGCAGTGACTTCCGGGACCTTTCCTGCTGGGAAGGCCGGCAGTTTGACTGCGTCGCCAGCACCGGCAACTCCCTGGGTTATGTCGAAAACAACGATGTGCTTCTGGCCCTTGAAAAAATGGACCGCCTGGTAAAACCCGGCGGCTATCTCTGCTATGATTCCCGCAACTGGGAAAAGATCCGGCGGAACAAACAGCGCTTTTATCTCTATAACCCCTTTTTCCGGGACGGGAACCGGATCAACCTGGTCCAGGTCTGGGACCATAACCCGGACGGTTCCATCACCTTCAACCTGCTGTACACCTTTGAAAAGGATAACCGGATCTTCCAGAAAGAGGAATTTCAGGAGCATTATCATCCCTTCAGCCTGGACCCGGTCCTGGATAAACTGAAAGCCCTGGGATACACAGATTTTGAGATCCGCCCTGTACCCTCCGGCTTTCCGGCTAAGGATTTCAGCGAAATGGAATGGTACAGGCTGATCGGGCGCAAACCCGAATAA
- a CDS encoding ABC-2 transporter permease → MKGLLIKDFCLLRNQNRTVPIFLVLAVWFAVMNQITFCISFLTMMSAILAMSTCSYDELDNCQTHLFAMPFDRKTYATGKFVLGVILLVAALALAFLSCLGRQLAVHDVNMPEVLQTVGICFFLGLIFISIMVPLRIRFPGDQGRIAIGILMGVGMLSAAVLSRAMPNGTEVLATGLAGLSLPAVFALLAALTLVIIAISYTLSVRWIRKKEF, encoded by the coding sequence ATGAAAGGCCTGCTGATAAAAGATTTCTGCCTGCTGCGCAACCAGAACCGAACTGTCCCTATCTTCCTGGTCCTGGCCGTCTGGTTTGCCGTTATGAATCAGATTACCTTCTGCATCTCCTTCCTGACCATGATGTCCGCCATTCTGGCCATGAGCACCTGCAGCTATGATGAACTGGACAACTGCCAGACCCACCTGTTTGCCATGCCTTTCGACCGGAAAACCTACGCGACCGGGAAATTCGTCCTCGGTGTCATCCTGCTGGTTGCGGCCCTGGCGCTCGCGTTTCTCAGCTGCCTGGGCCGTCAGCTCGCTGTGCACGATGTGAACATGCCTGAAGTACTGCAGACCGTAGGCATCTGTTTCTTCCTGGGCCTGATCTTCATCTCCATCATGGTTCCTCTCCGCATCCGTTTCCCCGGTGACCAGGGCCGTATTGCGATAGGAATCCTCATGGGTGTCGGTATGCTGTCCGCGGCTGTCCTTTCCCGGGCTATGCCGAATGGTACCGAAGTCCTGGCCACCGGCCTGGCCGGCTTGTCCCTCCCGGCTGTCTTTGCCCTCCTGGCCGCCCTTACCCTGGTCATCATCGCGATCAGCTACACCCTCAGCGTCCGCTGGATCCGCAAAAAAGAATTCTAA